A genomic region of Gemmata massiliana contains the following coding sequences:
- a CDS encoding glutamine amidotransferase, whose product MTVPSIVLGSPHWLIPAAALVAVGVVAVVWSYARRPGRRTVIAATLKLVGLTALALCLVEPLLVGSRPQPGANVFVVLVDTSQSLGVRDGDSERTRADWVRSLLEANAGWRARLGQDFDVRNFVFDTHLRAADGFDTVTFDGTATSLHTALASVAARYKGRPLAGVLLVSDGNATDAADIDWTALPPVYPVLPPNRPGPRDIAVRRVTLNQTNFEAAPVALQAEVTARGFAEQTVIAVVTDESGKEVARQQMNPASDTETITFRFQLRPERAGIAFYRVRARAATEMAAPDAPSVEQTLANNSRLVMVDRGGGPYRVLYVCGRPNWEFKYLRRAVDEDPEVQLVGLVRVARREPKFDFRDGRTQGNNQLFQGFEHPDSETAERRDQPVLVRLGTQDATELRGGFPQTAADLYRYHAVVLDDLEAAFFTPDQQLLLRNFVARRGGGFLMLGGPDSFASGKYDRTPIGDLLPVYLDGPLTPTGGDYKLALTREGWLQPWVRTRKTEGEETARLNGMAAFQTLNAVGAPKPGATVLAHARDAEGRALPALVAQPFGKGRAAAVPIGDLWRWGLRRETATDDFERAWRQTVRWLVADVPGRVEVRTAPTAGAVPATEVTVRATDPEYLPLDNATVSVRIVRPGRDEITLPAEPASREAGTYTTTFVPREPGAYRAVATVAAPDGSAVGRRETGWCVQPEADEFAHLEPNQELLEAVASRTRGELIPADGLDGFVATLPSRKAPNMETWTAPLWHRGWYFLIAVFCLVTEWGLRRRAGLA is encoded by the coding sequence ATGACGGTGCCGTCGATCGTCCTCGGTTCCCCGCACTGGCTGATCCCCGCGGCCGCGCTGGTCGCGGTCGGGGTGGTCGCGGTCGTCTGGAGTTACGCCCGGCGCCCCGGTCGCCGGACGGTGATCGCGGCCACCCTCAAGTTGGTCGGGCTGACTGCGCTCGCGCTGTGTCTGGTGGAACCGCTGTTGGTCGGTTCGCGCCCCCAACCCGGGGCGAACGTGTTCGTGGTGCTGGTCGATACCAGCCAGAGCCTCGGAGTTCGTGACGGTGATTCCGAGCGCACCCGGGCGGACTGGGTGCGGTCCCTGCTCGAAGCGAACGCGGGCTGGCGCGCGCGATTGGGCCAGGATTTCGACGTCCGAAACTTTGTGTTCGATACGCACCTCCGGGCCGCGGACGGGTTCGACACCGTCACGTTCGACGGAACCGCGACGTCGCTCCACACCGCGCTCGCGTCGGTCGCCGCGCGGTACAAGGGGCGCCCGCTCGCCGGCGTGCTCCTCGTCAGCGACGGCAACGCCACCGATGCGGCCGACATCGATTGGACAGCGCTTCCGCCCGTCTACCCCGTGCTCCCTCCCAACCGCCCCGGCCCGCGCGACATCGCCGTCCGCCGCGTTACCCTCAACCAGACGAACTTCGAGGCCGCGCCGGTTGCGCTTCAAGCAGAAGTGACCGCGCGCGGGTTCGCCGAGCAGACCGTGATCGCCGTCGTAACCGATGAGTCCGGTAAAGAAGTCGCGCGGCAGCAAATGAATCCGGCGAGCGATACCGAAACGATCACGTTCCGCTTCCAACTGCGCCCGGAACGGGCCGGTATCGCGTTCTACCGCGTGCGGGCGCGGGCCGCGACCGAAATGGCCGCCCCCGATGCTCCCTCTGTGGAGCAAACATTGGCGAACAACAGTCGGCTGGTCATGGTCGATCGCGGCGGCGGACCGTACCGGGTGCTGTACGTGTGCGGCCGACCGAACTGGGAGTTCAAGTACCTGCGGCGGGCCGTGGACGAAGACCCCGAGGTGCAGTTGGTCGGGCTGGTGCGGGTGGCGCGCCGGGAGCCGAAGTTCGACTTCCGCGACGGGCGGACCCAGGGGAACAACCAGTTGTTCCAGGGGTTCGAGCACCCGGATTCCGAGACCGCCGAGCGGCGCGACCAGCCGGTACTCGTCCGGCTCGGCACGCAGGACGCGACGGAACTCCGCGGCGGGTTCCCGCAAACGGCCGCGGACCTGTACCGCTACCACGCGGTCGTTCTGGACGACCTCGAAGCGGCGTTCTTCACCCCGGATCAGCAGCTCCTGCTGCGGAATTTCGTCGCGCGGCGCGGGGGCGGGTTCCTGATGCTCGGCGGGCCGGACTCGTTCGCGTCCGGCAAGTACGACCGCACCCCGATCGGCGACCTGTTGCCCGTGTACCTCGACGGGCCGCTCACCCCCACCGGGGGCGATTACAAGCTGGCGCTCACGCGCGAGGGCTGGCTCCAGCCGTGGGTGCGGACCCGGAAGACGGAGGGCGAAGAGACCGCGCGACTCAACGGCATGGCCGCGTTCCAGACGCTCAACGCGGTGGGCGCCCCCAAGCCCGGGGCCACGGTCCTGGCCCACGCACGCGACGCCGAGGGCCGGGCACTGCCCGCACTGGTCGCGCAACCCTTTGGTAAGGGGCGCGCAGCGGCGGTCCCGATCGGCGACTTGTGGCGCTGGGGGTTGCGGCGCGAGACCGCGACCGACGACTTCGAGCGCGCGTGGCGGCAAACGGTGCGCTGGCTGGTGGCCGACGTGCCGGGCCGGGTGGAGGTGCGGACGGCCCCGACCGCGGGCGCGGTGCCCGCCACCGAGGTGACGGTGCGGGCCACCGACCCCGAATACCTGCCGCTCGACAACGCGACCGTTTCGGTCCGGATCGTTCGACCGGGACGCGACGAAATCACACTGCCCGCCGAACCCGCGTCCCGCGAGGCCGGAACGTACACGACGACCTTCGTCCCGCGGGAGCCGGGGGCGTACCGGGCCGTGGCAACGGTCGCCGCGCCGGACGGGTCCGCGGTCGGTCGGCGCGAGACCGGCTGGTGCGTTCAGCCCGAAGCCGACGAGTTCGCGCACCTGGAACCGAACCAAGAGCTATTGGAAGCCGTCGCGAGCCGCACGCGGGGCGAGCTGATCCCCGCGGACGGCCTGGACGGGTTCGTCGCCACCCTGCCCTCTCGGAAGGCGCCCAACATGGAAACCTGGACGGCCCCGCTGTGGCACCGGGGGTGGTACTTCCTGATCGCTGTATTCTGCCTCGTGACCGAGTGGGGGCTGCGGCGCCGGGCGGGACTGGCGTAG
- a CDS encoding peptidase associated/transthyretin-like domain-containing protein — translation MNRLLSVAVFCTALTALIGCGGREGPPLYPVSGIVRVNGQPAERVTVNFQRTDPAATGNAAHPSGVTDADGRFRMSTNKEGDGAAEGEYVVTFTWQSDPDSEKAADLFGGKYRAPKTSKFRAKVGTGPTELEPFELAAEPTQAKKFVK, via the coding sequence ATGAACCGCTTGTTGTCTGTCGCCGTCTTCTGCACCGCTCTGACCGCACTCATCGGGTGCGGCGGGCGGGAAGGCCCGCCCCTGTACCCGGTCTCCGGAATCGTCCGCGTGAACGGTCAACCGGCCGAACGGGTGACGGTGAACTTCCAGCGCACGGACCCGGCGGCCACCGGGAACGCGGCCCACCCGAGTGGCGTGACCGACGCCGACGGGCGCTTCCGGATGTCCACCAACAAGGAAGGCGACGGGGCCGCGGAGGGGGAGTACGTGGTCACGTTCACGTGGCAGTCGGACCCCGACTCGGAAAAGGCCGCGGACCTGTTCGGCGGCAAATACCGCGCGCCGAAGACGTCCAAGTTCCGCGCGAAAGTGGGTACCGGGCCGACCGAACTGGAACCGTTCGAGCTGGCCGCCGAGCCGACTCAGGCCAAGAAGTTCGTGAAGTAA
- a CDS encoding helix-turn-helix transcriptional regulator has product MPQRPSAPADVTSMGRSDASGGLDLMLAIHRTHTFPRHFHETYVVQVVESGVDRFYCRGALHEAGAGSVVCLNPGEVHTGGPAHGQVLRYRSFYLQTRYLAEVASDLGGSGQRAPEFHHCVISDPALTGRLAQIHAAIQPPTPRIEAEERLLDGAASLLAAVGYGRRVGALRREDGAVRVACEYLRANVSGQPSLDDLAAQTRLSRFHLLRVFRRATGLPPHQYLLNLRIEQARVLLRRGVPPAQVAASVGFADQSHLNRYFKRHIGITPGRYAQSNIVQDRVPASQ; this is encoded by the coding sequence GTGCCCCAGCGCCCGAGCGCGCCCGCGGACGTGACGAGCATGGGTCGGAGCGACGCCAGCGGCGGGCTCGATCTGATGCTGGCGATCCACCGCACCCACACGTTCCCGCGGCACTTCCACGAAACCTACGTCGTTCAGGTCGTCGAGTCGGGGGTGGACCGGTTCTACTGCCGCGGGGCGCTTCACGAGGCCGGGGCCGGGTCGGTGGTGTGCCTCAACCCCGGCGAAGTTCACACCGGCGGGCCGGCACACGGGCAGGTACTCCGCTACCGGAGCTTCTACCTGCAAACGCGCTACCTCGCCGAAGTCGCGTCGGATCTCGGCGGCTCTGGTCAGCGCGCCCCGGAGTTCCACCACTGCGTGATTTCGGACCCGGCGCTGACCGGACGCCTGGCACAAATCCACGCGGCCATCCAGCCCCCGACCCCGCGGATCGAGGCCGAGGAGCGCCTCCTGGACGGTGCGGCTTCGCTGCTCGCCGCAGTGGGGTACGGCCGGCGCGTCGGGGCGCTCCGGCGCGAGGACGGCGCGGTGCGGGTGGCGTGCGAGTACCTGCGGGCGAACGTCTCCGGGCAGCCGTCGCTGGACGACCTCGCCGCACAGACCCGGCTCAGCCGGTTCCACCTGCTCCGGGTGTTTCGCCGGGCCACCGGGCTGCCGCCGCACCAGTACCTGCTGAACCTGCGGATCGAGCAGGCCCGCGTGCTGCTGCGCCGGGGAGTCCCGCCGGCGCAGGTCGCCGCGAGCGTCGGGTTCGCCGACCAGAGCCACCTCAACCGGTACTTCAAGCGGCACATCGGGATCACCCCGGGCCGTTACGCCCAGAGCAATATCGTTCAAGACCGCGTGCCGGCATCCCAATAG
- a CDS encoding G8 domain-containing protein, which produces MPFRGSVVSAALLLALTVTLLKTGPSQSAVGADTKPVPAAPLVRTAASGAWSDGKTWEGGKVPEAGARVQIRTGHAVTFDVKADAVIRSIHVAGTLTFARDRDTTLNVGLIKVQPGDDASEDGFDCDAHAPNPDPSKPKPALEVGTAAEPIPAKFKATIRLHHVDGLDKETCPAIICCAGRMDLHGAPLAHTWVKLATHAKAGENTVTVPGDLSGWRAGDRVILTGTFHPDGNEKTPTLTTTAQTEERVLVSVRGREERGATLKLDKPLAFEHYAEGEFRGEVANLSRNVVVESADPNGVRGHTMYHKHSAGSISYAEFRHLGKRDVLGKYAIHFHLCRDTMRGSSVVGASIWDSHNRWLTIHGTESLVVRDCVGYKSVGHGFFLEDGTETHNVLDNNLAALVLPGKPLPKQMLSFDDNMGAGFWWANCKNSFTRNVAAECSEYGFAFECRRAADFDPVQPVLQADGSRKKQDIRTLPFIRFEDNECHAMPFFGMNLRGLTRPVGKIMQFAEQNKALAKEAMEAIPDVDHPFHITRLKVWDTRWPFHAGTTGVYIDGLNVYRSTYGMWRSVTDRHSYRNLKFSETSNRDIHMPLSIGMPEEEVNKGPAQGAYYTGIGGMLDDQPPHTVVTDVHPEGNLLIVRGVTADSGPVKRVTVNGRRAYSLRGEFAEWETVLELPAPGKSVTISAAAEDAGGRAERNPHKFEYRSPGADR; this is translated from the coding sequence ATGCCTTTTCGCGGATCTGTCGTGAGCGCAGCGCTGTTGCTCGCGCTGACCGTTACGTTGCTCAAGACCGGCCCCTCCCAATCGGCAGTTGGCGCCGACACGAAGCCGGTGCCGGCCGCGCCGCTCGTTCGGACAGCCGCGTCGGGCGCGTGGTCGGACGGGAAGACGTGGGAGGGCGGGAAGGTTCCCGAGGCCGGCGCAAGGGTGCAAATCCGCACCGGGCACGCGGTCACGTTCGACGTGAAGGCCGATGCGGTGATTCGGTCGATCCACGTGGCCGGCACGCTCACGTTCGCACGCGACCGGGACACCACGCTGAACGTCGGGCTCATCAAGGTCCAGCCCGGTGACGACGCGAGCGAAGACGGGTTCGACTGCGACGCCCACGCCCCGAACCCGGACCCGTCGAAGCCCAAACCGGCACTAGAAGTCGGCACCGCGGCCGAGCCGATCCCGGCCAAGTTCAAGGCGACGATCCGGTTGCACCACGTCGATGGTCTGGACAAGGAAACGTGCCCCGCGATCATCTGCTGCGCGGGCCGGATGGACCTGCACGGCGCGCCGCTGGCCCACACCTGGGTGAAGCTCGCCACTCACGCGAAAGCGGGCGAGAACACGGTCACGGTGCCGGGCGACCTGAGCGGGTGGCGCGCGGGCGACCGAGTGATCCTGACCGGCACCTTCCACCCGGACGGGAACGAGAAGACGCCTACCCTGACCACGACCGCGCAGACCGAAGAACGGGTGCTCGTCTCGGTGCGCGGGCGCGAGGAACGCGGGGCGACGCTGAAACTCGATAAGCCGCTCGCGTTCGAGCACTATGCCGAGGGCGAGTTCCGGGGCGAGGTCGCGAACCTGAGCCGCAACGTGGTCGTTGAGAGCGCCGACCCGAACGGGGTGCGCGGCCACACGATGTACCACAAGCACAGCGCCGGGAGCATCTCCTACGCGGAGTTCCGGCACCTGGGCAAGCGCGACGTACTAGGCAAGTACGCGATCCACTTCCACCTGTGCCGGGACACGATGCGCGGCAGCTCGGTCGTCGGCGCGAGCATCTGGGACAGCCACAACCGCTGGCTCACGATCCACGGCACCGAGTCGCTCGTGGTGCGCGACTGCGTCGGGTACAAGTCCGTCGGGCACGGGTTCTTCCTCGAAGACGGCACCGAGACGCACAATGTCCTCGATAACAACCTCGCCGCGCTGGTCCTGCCGGGCAAGCCGCTCCCCAAGCAGATGCTCTCGTTCGACGACAACATGGGCGCCGGGTTCTGGTGGGCCAACTGCAAGAATTCGTTCACCCGCAACGTGGCCGCGGAGTGCTCCGAGTACGGGTTCGCGTTCGAGTGCCGGCGCGCGGCCGATTTCGACCCGGTGCAGCCGGTGCTCCAAGCCGACGGGTCGCGCAAGAAGCAGGATATCCGCACCCTCCCGTTCATCCGGTTCGAGGACAACGAGTGCCACGCGATGCCGTTCTTCGGCATGAACCTGCGCGGGCTCACGCGCCCGGTCGGGAAAATCATGCAGTTCGCGGAGCAGAACAAGGCCCTGGCGAAAGAGGCGATGGAGGCGATCCCGGACGTGGACCACCCGTTCCACATCACCCGGCTGAAGGTCTGGGACACGCGCTGGCCGTTCCACGCGGGCACCACCGGCGTGTACATCGACGGGCTCAACGTGTACCGCTCGACCTACGGCATGTGGCGCTCGGTGACGGACCGGCACTCGTACCGGAACCTGAAATTCTCCGAGACCTCGAACCGCGACATCCACATGCCGCTGAGCATCGGGATGCCCGAAGAGGAAGTGAATAAGGGGCCGGCCCAGGGCGCGTACTACACCGGGATCGGCGGGATGCTGGACGACCAGCCGCCGCACACCGTCGTCACGGACGTCCACCCCGAGGGCAACCTGCTCATCGTTCGGGGCGTTACCGCGGACAGTGGCCCGGTCAAGCGCGTCACCGTGAACGGGCGCCGCGCGTACTCCCTGCGGGGCGAGTTCGCGGAGTGGGAAACCGTTCTGGAACTCCCCGCGCCGGGCAAGTCTGTAACGATCTCCGCCGCGGCCGAAGACGCCGGGGGACGGGCCGAACGGAACCCGCACAAGTTCGAGTACCGCTCCCCGGGCGCTGACCGTTAA
- a CDS encoding DUF4175 family protein, translating into MSASAELRDALDRIGGRFRRVRLWEGLAVCWAASALVGLAAGSSLVAGTVTRTGYVLAPVLGTAALAAGLVWWWVAHRTARDPLWVARRIEAKHPDLSALLLTAVEQHPTPDGRLGFLQLSVLESAVAHSRTHDWDETVSRRRLLTTRLVHGLALVGLVAVLGWLGFRPLAAAIDGAGTPVETGTVAVGGRVVVEPGNTELERGSPLLVTARFLDGVPAEASLIAGGRPDLAPRPMTRNLEDPTFAGHIPVVNSDLSYRVEFTGGRSETFRVKVFEHPELVRANVRLVFPSYTGLEPKTIDDVRHVTAVEGTTITLHCQLSKAVARAVLTDEKHELPLTLHDAEKHVYTVSLTATESQRYKLRLTDADGRANKLPADISVTVTKNLPPVVTVPRPGHDARVSPLEELPLKADMKDDFGLVRYGVTVTAADQVPREVVLGASAAKGAPKRVQPDHLIDFEALKAKPDQVVSYYFWAEDLGPDGTPRRTSGDLYFAEVRHFEEIFRQGEQQTQEQEERERQEREQGQNPNAEAADQLAEMQKQIVSATWRLIRRETGTTPTDKFAADTKLLHEAQGALIEKAGPLAQRLQGASAEDLQQALRLMGEAKKQLGATAERQDPKGLPAALASEQAAYQALLKLRAREFDVTRRNNRQRSSAGGANSRSPSQQQLRQLDLTDEQQRYETQSAAREQRERQAQRDRERQENQELADRLKELARRQADLTDRVKELQSALEQAQDERKKQELQQQLKRLRDQQQQMLRDTEDVQQRTEQEQNRERMADTRQQVEQSRESVRRAAEALEKGQLGQAVNEGTRAQRQLDAVRDQLRRDTANQFGEELRDLRTQTRKLDEDQQKLTKQLEEMRQAPKGGLSDGPNREQVQKGLEQQKQQLGKITERMQKTVQEAEKSEPLLAQQLYNAARGAAEQKVGDSIDQARRFAGAGLPEASDAARKAAQGTEQLRKGVEKAADSVLGGQTDALKRAQRELDELAEQMNREVAQATGQPQPGQRKTGEQPKGANGKEDLKVPPAIGQPQQGKQPQGQQPQPGQPGQQQPGQQQPKQGGQQQPGQGGQNQPGGQQPKQGGQPGQGGQNQPGQGRPEQSQPGQNQPGNQGPRRLTDPPNQQNGPAQPGGRENGGLAQPNGGGGPIREQGFREWSDRMRATEDLIDDPQLRAEVARIRERARAAREEFKRHAKEPDWKQLQEMVVKPLNELRDRVAEEVRRRESPDALVPIDRDPVPPEFADGVRRYYERLGGGK; encoded by the coding sequence ATGAGTGCCAGCGCCGAACTTCGGGACGCACTGGACCGCATTGGCGGCCGGTTCCGCCGGGTACGTTTGTGGGAAGGGCTGGCGGTCTGCTGGGCCGCGAGCGCCCTGGTCGGTTTGGCCGCGGGCAGTTCGCTCGTGGCGGGCACCGTGACCAGAACGGGCTACGTGCTCGCGCCGGTACTCGGAACGGCGGCCCTGGCCGCGGGGCTGGTCTGGTGGTGGGTCGCGCACCGAACCGCACGCGACCCGCTCTGGGTGGCGCGCCGGATCGAAGCGAAGCACCCGGACCTCTCGGCGCTGCTCCTGACTGCCGTCGAGCAGCACCCGACACCGGACGGGCGGCTCGGGTTCCTTCAACTGTCGGTGCTGGAATCGGCCGTGGCGCACAGCCGGACGCACGACTGGGACGAAACCGTTTCCCGGCGCCGGTTGCTCACAACACGTCTCGTTCACGGTCTGGCACTCGTCGGTCTGGTGGCCGTGTTGGGCTGGCTCGGGTTTCGGCCACTCGCGGCTGCCATAGACGGAGCTGGCACTCCCGTGGAAACGGGAACGGTCGCGGTCGGTGGTCGCGTCGTGGTGGAACCGGGGAACACCGAACTTGAACGCGGATCGCCGCTCCTGGTCACGGCCCGGTTTCTGGACGGGGTACCGGCCGAGGCCAGTCTGATTGCTGGGGGTCGACCGGATCTCGCGCCGCGCCCGATGACCCGCAACCTGGAAGACCCGACCTTCGCGGGGCACATTCCGGTCGTCAACTCGGACCTGTCGTACCGGGTCGAGTTCACCGGCGGGCGGAGCGAAACGTTCCGAGTGAAGGTGTTCGAGCACCCGGAACTGGTGCGGGCGAACGTCCGGTTGGTGTTCCCCTCGTACACGGGGTTAGAACCAAAGACGATCGACGACGTGCGCCACGTCACCGCCGTCGAGGGCACCACGATCACGCTGCACTGCCAACTCAGCAAGGCAGTCGCGCGAGCGGTGCTGACCGACGAGAAGCACGAACTGCCACTGACGCTACACGACGCCGAGAAACACGTTTACACCGTGTCGCTCACGGCCACCGAATCGCAGCGGTACAAGTTGCGCCTCACTGATGCCGACGGCCGCGCGAACAAGTTGCCCGCCGACATCTCGGTGACCGTGACGAAGAACCTCCCGCCGGTCGTCACGGTTCCCAGACCCGGCCACGACGCGCGCGTCTCGCCGCTGGAGGAACTGCCGCTCAAAGCCGACATGAAGGACGATTTTGGCCTCGTGCGGTACGGCGTTACCGTCACGGCGGCGGACCAAGTGCCCAGGGAGGTCGTGCTGGGCGCGAGCGCGGCGAAGGGCGCACCGAAGCGGGTTCAGCCCGATCACCTGATCGATTTCGAGGCGCTGAAGGCCAAGCCGGATCAGGTCGTGTCGTATTACTTCTGGGCCGAAGACCTGGGGCCGGACGGCACGCCGCGGCGCACGTCCGGCGATCTCTATTTCGCTGAAGTGCGCCACTTCGAGGAGATCTTCCGCCAGGGCGAACAGCAGACCCAGGAACAGGAAGAACGGGAGCGCCAGGAGCGGGAACAAGGCCAGAACCCCAACGCCGAGGCTGCCGACCAACTCGCGGAGATGCAGAAACAGATCGTGAGTGCCACGTGGCGGCTGATCCGGCGCGAAACCGGCACCACCCCGACCGACAAGTTCGCCGCCGACACTAAACTTCTGCACGAGGCGCAGGGGGCACTCATCGAGAAGGCCGGCCCGCTCGCCCAGCGGCTCCAGGGGGCATCGGCCGAAGACCTTCAGCAAGCGCTTCGGCTGATGGGTGAGGCCAAGAAGCAGTTGGGCGCGACCGCGGAGCGGCAAGACCCCAAGGGTTTGCCGGCCGCGCTCGCGTCCGAACAGGCGGCGTACCAGGCGCTGTTGAAGCTGCGCGCCCGTGAGTTCGACGTGACGCGGCGCAACAACCGTCAGCGGTCGAGCGCCGGCGGTGCGAACAGCCGCAGTCCGTCGCAACAACAGCTCCGGCAACTCGACCTGACCGACGAACAGCAACGCTACGAGACTCAGAGCGCCGCCCGCGAACAGCGCGAGCGCCAGGCCCAGCGGGACCGCGAGCGCCAGGAGAACCAGGAACTCGCCGACCGGCTCAAGGAACTCGCGCGCCGACAGGCCGACCTGACCGACCGCGTCAAGGAGCTTCAATCGGCCCTAGAGCAGGCCCAGGACGAGCGGAAGAAGCAGGAGCTTCAACAGCAACTGAAGCGGCTCCGCGACCAGCAACAGCAAATGCTCCGCGACACGGAAGACGTCCAACAGCGGACCGAGCAGGAGCAGAACCGCGAGCGCATGGCGGACACGCGGCAGCAGGTCGAGCAGAGCCGCGAGTCAGTGCGCCGCGCGGCCGAGGCCCTGGAGAAGGGGCAGTTGGGGCAAGCGGTCAACGAAGGCACGCGGGCGCAACGCCAACTGGACGCGGTCCGCGACCAACTGCGCCGCGACACGGCGAACCAGTTCGGCGAGGAACTGCGCGACCTCCGCACGCAGACCCGCAAGCTGGACGAAGACCAGCAGAAGCTCACCAAACAACTCGAAGAGATGCGCCAGGCGCCAAAGGGCGGGCTGTCCGATGGGCCGAACCGCGAACAGGTGCAGAAGGGGCTGGAGCAACAGAAACAGCAACTCGGCAAGATCACGGAGCGCATGCAGAAGACCGTTCAGGAGGCCGAGAAGTCGGAACCGCTCCTGGCGCAGCAGCTTTACAACGCGGCTCGCGGGGCCGCGGAACAGAAGGTGGGCGATTCGATCGATCAGGCCCGGCGGTTCGCCGGTGCGGGATTGCCGGAAGCCTCGGACGCGGCCCGCAAAGCGGCTCAGGGCACCGAACAGCTTCGCAAGGGGGTCGAGAAAGCGGCCGACAGCGTGCTGGGCGGTCAGACCGACGCCCTGAAACGCGCCCAGCGGGAACTGGACGAACTGGCCGAGCAAATGAACCGCGAGGTCGCTCAGGCCACCGGGCAACCACAACCCGGCCAGCGAAAGACAGGCGAACAACCGAAGGGCGCGAACGGAAAGGAAGACCTCAAGGTTCCCCCCGCGATCGGTCAGCCGCAACAAGGGAAGCAACCACAAGGGCAACAACCACAGCCCGGTCAACCCGGCCAACAACAACCGGGACAGCAACAACCAAAACAAGGCGGTCAGCAACAACCGGGACAAGGCGGGCAGAATCAACCGGGCGGACAGCAGCCGAAACAAGGTGGGCAGCCCGGACAGGGTGGACAAAACCAGCCGGGACAGGGCCGCCCCGAGCAGAGCCAACCGGGGCAGAACCAGCCCGGGAACCAGGGACCGCGCCGGTTGACCGACCCGCCCAACCAACAGAACGGCCCTGCACAGCCCGGGGGTCGAGAAAACGGCGGTTTGGCGCAACCGAACGGTGGCGGCGGGCCGATTCGGGAACAGGGGTTCCGCGAGTGGTCCGACCGGATGCGGGCGACCGAAGACCTGATCGACGATCCGCAACTCCGGGCCGAGGTCGCGCGCATCCGGGAGCGGGCGCGGGCCGCACGCGAGGAGTTCAAGCGGCACGCCAAGGAGCCGGACTGGAAGCAACTCCAGGAAATGGTCGTGAAGCCGCTGAACGAATTGCGGGACCGCGTGGCCGAAGAGGTGCGCCGGCGCGAGTCCCCAGACGCGCTCGTGCCGATCGACCGCGACCCGGTCCCGCCGGAGTTCGCCGACGGCGTCCGCCGGTACTACGAACGGCTCGGGGGCGGCAAATGA
- a CDS encoding DUF1559 domain-containing protein has protein sequence MRARRGFTLIELLVVIAIIAILIGLLLPAVQKVRAAAARMKCQNNLKQLALALHNYENAYQKLPRPFTTATAAAGHTYYTQNWQIDIMPYIEQPTLGAQWNHALANNEGANLPLMASPVAILKCPSAPGSPVETFNQTNNTFYGNPAVPSYQAGVSDYFCSSVSQVLATDFQGIMPYSTPGASTFGSVTDGLSNTVMVVEMAGGPVRYLSKQRVASGERSHFFGNWGENNRLALRPYNDAGTTAYGGNCVVNCSNVGSNLYGFHEGGSNAAFGDGSVRMIRENVDTTVLNYQVGRDDGQVLPAD, from the coding sequence ATGCGTGCCCGTCGCGGGTTCACCCTGATCGAACTATTGGTCGTGATCGCGATTATTGCGATCCTCATCGGACTGCTCCTGCCCGCCGTGCAAAAGGTGCGGGCGGCGGCGGCCCGCATGAAGTGCCAGAACAACCTGAAGCAGTTGGCGCTGGCGCTGCACAACTACGAGAACGCCTACCAGAAGCTCCCGCGACCGTTCACCACGGCCACCGCCGCCGCCGGGCACACGTACTACACCCAAAACTGGCAGATCGACATCATGCCGTACATCGAACAACCGACGCTGGGAGCGCAGTGGAACCACGCGCTGGCGAACAATGAGGGGGCAAACCTGCCCCTCATGGCGTCCCCGGTCGCGATCCTGAAGTGCCCGTCCGCACCCGGTAGCCCGGTGGAGACGTTCAACCAGACGAACAACACGTTCTACGGCAACCCGGCGGTGCCCTCCTACCAGGCCGGGGTGAGCGACTACTTCTGCTCGTCCGTCTCGCAGGTATTGGCCACCGATTTCCAGGGGATCATGCCGTACTCGACGCCGGGCGCCAGCACGTTCGGGTCGGTCACCGACGGGCTGAGCAACACCGTGATGGTGGTGGAAATGGCCGGCGGCCCGGTCCGGTACCTGAGCAAGCAGCGCGTGGCGTCGGGCGAGCGCTCGCATTTCTTCGGCAACTGGGGTGAGAACAATCGCTTAGCCCTGCGCCCGTACAACGACGCCGGCACCACGGCCTACGGCGGCAACTGCGTGGTCAACTGCTCGAACGTCGGGTCCAACCTGTACGGCTTCCACGAGGGCGGGTCGAACGCCGCGTTCGGCGACGGCTCGGTGCGGATGATCCGCGAGAACGTGGACACGACCGTGCTGAACTACCAGGTGGGCCGGGACGACGGCCAAGTGCTCCCCGCCGACTGA